The Pseudomonadota bacterium genome segment TTTCGGTCCGCCAGTACCAGGTTTGCCCCGCGAGCTGCCACTCGCCCTCTTCCTTGCCGAGGTCCGGCCAGGCGCCGGTCACGCGCAGTTCGGTCAACTTGTCACTCGCCACCCAGCGGGCGAACGTCTTGTCGCGCAGGTAATTCGCATTGTTCGAGAAGGTGACGCCAGTGTGGGTCAGGGCTGCAATGGCGGTCGCAACGATCGCCAGCGCGAACATGACTTCGATCAAGGTGAAGGCGCGGGCGGAGCGGGCGAGCACGGCGCAGACTCAGCGAGCGACAACGTCGAGCGAGATCGGCTCGCGCTCGGTGGGCTCGAGGCGGAACTCGCGCTCGGCTTGCGTCGCACTGACCATCAGGCGGTAGCGCGGCATCAGTTCGCCGTCGGGTAGGAACCACAACTGCGGAACCGTGGGTCCATCAGCGGCCTCGAGCTCGGCTGCCGATTTCAGTTCAAGCGGTTGGTCCTCGAGTTCGAGGTCGAGGTAGAGCGGTGACGCTTTGTCGAACTGCGCCCCACGCAACTTGCCGGAGGCGTCGTAATCCGACCACACCCACTCGCCTTCCTTGTCCCGCTCGCGTTTGACGAAGCGGTAGCCGTCGGTCGTGACCACCAGGCCGAGGGTGTGCGACCGCGCCAGGGCCTCGTCCATGGCGAGCTGCAACATCACATGCAGACGACGAGCAGCGTCGCGTTGCGCGTCGCGGTTGCCACCGAAGTTGATTTGCTGAACCGCCGTGACACCGATGATCCCGATGACCACCACGACCACGAGAATTTCAATGAGTGTGAAGCCGCGCACGCGGCTGCGGCGGTCGCCGCGTTCACGGGCTCCAGTTGCCGATGTCGGCATCGGGACCTTCCCCGCCAGGCGCCCCGTCACGCCCCAGCGTGTAGATGTCAATCTCGCCGCGCTCGCCCGGGTTCAGGTACACGTAGTCGCGCTGCCAGGGGTCCTTGGCGAGTTTCTTCAGGTAGCCGCCATCCTTCCAATTGGGCGCGTCGTCGCCGGGGTTCTCCACCAGTGCCTGAAGGCCGTCGTCCGCGCTCGGGTAGTTGAAGTTGTCCAGCCGGTAGAGCTCGAGCGCCGCCTCGATCGCGCTGATGTCCTGGCGCGCCTTGACCTGCCGCGCCGCGGCCGGCCGGCCCCGGCTGTTCGGCAGGATCATCGTGCCAAGCACACCGAGGATCACGACCACGATCATGATCTCGAGCAGCGTAAAGCCGCGTTGCCGGGCGGCATGGCGACCAGTGGATCGCATACAATTCTCCAAAATGCGTGGCGGTGGTGGGGCTAAGCTTAGCAGTACAGATCGCGCGCACCGCGCGGAGTTTCATCGCACCGCACCACGCTGAACCGCCGCCGAACGCACCGCCCCTCGCCGCAACGTCCTATGCCCGCATTCATCAAAACCTGGTGGTTTCCCCTGTGCCTCGCTGCGCTGAGCACCGGCTTGCAACTGGCTGATTTACGGGATGTCTGGCGCTTCGACCGCGCCGCCGTCGAGGGCGGCGCCTGGTGGTTGTTACTCTCCGGCAATGTTGTCCACCTAAACCTCGGCCACCTCGGCATGAACCTGCTCGGGCTCGCGGTGATCGTGCTGCTGGTCTGGCACCACCTGCGCACCGCCGAGTGGGTGCTGTGCTTCGTCGTCAGCGCCTTGGCGGTGGGCATCGGTCTCTACCTGCGCGACCCGAATCTCGACTACTACGTCGGTCTCAGTGGCGCCCTGCACGGCCTGCTGTTGGCCGGTGTCATCCTTGATCTCGCCGACGCGCCGGTCGGCGGCGGTCTGTTGCTGGCCGCCATTGTCGCCAAGCTCGGCTGGGAGCAATGGCTCGGCGCCGTGCCGGGCTCGGAGTGGGCTGCAGGCGGCAATGTCGTGGTCAATTCACACCTCTACGGTGCGCTCGCCGGTGCCGCCGTGGGGCTCGTGCTCCTCGGCTGGCGCCTCGCCCGACGCGCGCACCGCCGACCGTGAGCCGCGCGTCTCGGATCCTGCGCGGCCTCTGGCACGCGCTTGGACTGGCGATGATCGCGGTCATCACCCTGCTCACGCTCAGCCCGTCCGATTCGCCCTTGCTGGTGTTTTCGCTCTGGGACAAGCTGCTGCACTTTGGCGGCTATGCCGGGCTCGGTGCCTGGTATGCCTTCGGCGTGGCGCGTACAAAACTGCCACAACTGTGGCTCGCACTCGTCGCCATGGGTGTGGTGCTCGAGCTGGTCCAGGGGCAGGTGCCGGGGCGCGTCACCGAGGCCTGGGATGCGGTCGCCAACGGCCTCGGCGCCACAGCAGGTGCGGCCCTCGGCCTGACCCCGTGGCGGCACGGTCTGGACTGGCTGGACCGGATGATCGGGCAGCGAGGGGGCCGCTGAATGCCCGCCTCGCGACGCGTCACACCGCCGTGGGAAATGCGGCTGCTCCAGGGCGCGCTGGTGCTGGCAACGGTGCTGCTGGCACTCGGCGTGTTCAGCCCGTTGCTGACAGTCAAGAAGATGCTGTTGTGGAAGAACACACTGTCGGTGGCGGGCACCCTTGAGGCGCTGCATGGCGAGGGTCAGTACATGCTGCTCGCCGTGATTGCGGTCTTCAGCCTGGTGCTGCCGCTGGTCAAACTGGGCGTGCTGTACCGGGTGGTGTTCTGGCCGCCCCGCACGGCCGGCGCAACCCGCACCTGGCTCACGGCCATACACGATTTCGGTCGGTGGGCGATGTTGGATGTGTTGGTGGTCGCGGTGCTGCTGGTGGCCCTCAAACTCGGTGCCCTGGCGAGCGTGCAGCTGCACAACGGCCTCTACCTCTTCACCGCGGCGGTCGTCCTGATCGCCGCGATCACCCACCGCGTCGCCAGCCACCCGCCGTCACCGGCGCGCAAGCGGGCACCCCAACGCCGCACCCGCACGCGGCGCTGAGCGCGGCCTCCCCGGTCGGCCAGGTCCTCACGCGTGCCGAAAGCGCCACCGGGCGCGCCCGGTAATGCAAGGCCGCTATCATCGCGCGGTTCGCCGCGAAGCCCAGCGCGAAGTACGGCCAACCGCCGCCACCGATGTCCGGGTTGGCGGCGGCCATGAACATCACCGTGCAGATCATCACCGAGATGATCAGGTGGTGCCAGACGTCTCTGCTGACGTGGATCGAATTGAACACACTGAGCTCGCCCCGGCCGTACCAGAGGGCGATGAACACGCCGGCGAAAACCAGAGAGCCGAAGACGTTCACGTGGTGAGACAGGTCGTTGCCAGGCAGGAAAATCGTGACCGCGTGGATCAGGTCACAGAAGAGCTCGGTTCAGTGCACGTGGTCGTGAGCGTGCTCGGGATCGTGGCGGTGTTGCGGCTTGCGCCACATCGAGGTGCTCGGACAAGGCGATGGCCACTTTCCCGTCGCGATGGCGTGGCGTGATCCACGGCGCAGCGACGAACGCCGCGCCCGGTTACGCGCCGGACGGGTTCGCGCGCAGCCAGTCAAGCACGCGTTCGGCGTTTTCGTTGGGTGGAAAGACCGGGTAGAACACGTGCTCGATCCGCTCACCCTGGAGGATCAGGGTCAGGCGCCGGTAGAGCCGCTCGCCGGCGT includes the following:
- a CDS encoding GspH/FimT family protein: MPTSATGARERGDRRSRVRGFTLIEILVVVVVIGIIGVTAVQQINFGGNRDAQRDAARRLHVMLQLAMDEALARSHTLGLVVTTDGYRFVKRERDKEGEWVWSDYDASGKLRGAQFDKASPLYLDLELEDQPLELKSAAELEAADGPTVPQLWFLPDGELMPRYRLMVSATQAEREFRLEPTEREPISLDVVAR
- the rrtA gene encoding rhombosortase — encoded protein: MPAFIKTWWFPLCLAALSTGLQLADLRDVWRFDRAAVEGGAWWLLLSGNVVHLNLGHLGMNLLGLAVIVLLVWHHLRTAEWVLCFVVSALAVGIGLYLRDPNLDYYVGLSGALHGLLLAGVILDLADAPVGGGLLLAAIVAKLGWEQWLGAVPGSEWAAGGNVVVNSHLYGALAGAAVGLVLLGWRLARRAHRRP
- a CDS encoding paraquat-inducible protein A, with amino-acid sequence MPASRRVTPPWEMRLLQGALVLATVLLALGVFSPLLTVKKMLLWKNTLSVAGTLEALHGEGQYMLLAVIAVFSLVLPLVKLGVLYRVVFWPPRTAGATRTWLTAIHDFGRWAMLDVLVVAVLLVALKLGALASVQLHNGLYLFTAAVVLIAAITHRVASHPPSPARKRAPQRRTRTRR
- the gspG gene encoding type II secretion system major pseudopilin GspG, with translation MRSTGRHAARQRGFTLLEIMIVVVILGVLGTMILPNSRGRPAAARQVKARQDISAIEAALELYRLDNFNYPSADDGLQALVENPGDDAPNWKDGGYLKKLAKDPWQRDYVYLNPGERGEIDIYTLGRDGAPGGEGPDADIGNWSP
- the gspI gene encoding type II secretion system minor pseudopilin GspI; translated protein: MLARSARAFTLIEVMFALAIVATAIAALTHTGVTFSNNANYLRDKTFARWVASDKLTELRVTGAWPDLGKEEGEWQLAGQTWYWRTETEDVQDPLLRQVTIQVRRRPSATGALSTLTAFLGDPGVGAGVQP